A region of Toxorhynchites rutilus septentrionalis strain SRP chromosome 1, ASM2978413v1, whole genome shotgun sequence DNA encodes the following proteins:
- the LOC129762215 gene encoding probable 28S ribosomal protein S23, mitochondrial → MAQSRLEKIGTIVTRTQGLLRSGAMKWDDRPLWYDIVTAFPPKEEPRYDRPAPNVTVRPIFYSEDKTRAEFYKNNRAQFMVNLADISNKTPTQHFIGIYQKLEAQGALDQERVFETAQELLEEKLKDLKHETITTTSVAAPVHSQTTGKEKTVELQDIFKD, encoded by the exons ATGGCACAGAGCCGACTAGAAAAGATTGGTACAATCGTGACCAG GACACAAGGTTTACTACGTTCCGGTGCAATGAAGTGGGACGATCGACCCCTTTGGTACGACATTGTAACTGCATTTCCGCCTAAGGAGGAACCCCGTTATGACCGTCCAGCGCCAAATGTTACAGTACGACCGATATTTTACTCGGAGGACAAAACTAGAGC AGAATTTTATAAGAATAATCGTGCCCAATTCATGGTGAATCTGGCAGATATATCGAATAAAACGCCGACCCAGCATTTCATAGGAATCTACCAAAAGCTCGAAGCACAAGGGGCTTTGGATCAGGAACGGGTGTTTGAAACTGCACAGGAACTGCTAGAGGAAAAGTTGAAAGATTTGAAGCATGAAACCATCACAACAACTAGTGTTGCGGCGCCGGTCCATTCACAAACGACAGGAAAAGAAAAGACCGTTGAGTTGCAGGATATCTTTAAAGATTAA